The following are encoded in a window of Astyanax mexicanus isolate ESR-SI-001 chromosome 6, AstMex3_surface, whole genome shotgun sequence genomic DNA:
- the LOC111192419 gene encoding histone deacetylase complex subunit SAP130-like, whose product MVKGLIKRYSQAAMVPPKLLYVDSGCCKDTGGQTKLEERFSGWPDLTVRLDIYHFMRRLAVGCTTDAHPLYPTFMARLSSCIFEWDPNDVALLRLAKRKQLKKEGVPGVTSAMVDRNITKDELAQYCRRRTRGEETTILLIQTLLQELMGEKGRDQMGVPLLDNVRMEHIWRVQQRHVKCIQDVPGVPLYTDIGNTTVEGIVLTRYRCARGSTSLESFHLHLNRFIPGTQANSLNFQLYLLEGLNRWNHNRSVESVASKPPSFLCYSGDLLHSVNNSSLKVLGRRFVPSFQPPTQYTGELIGIDYLYEQTGHSFPEMEKETEETDELLEDIALEYEHLDEGFDEPVFPILDNILADPLAATITIPAVTSPSIGLLLVPPSEQTSVLSQYPPSPLLPATHISSPSPHQCSVPPVAPLTQSSASCVAPPALTQSSASCVAPPSLTQSSASCVAPPALTQSSASCVAPPALIQSSASCVAPPALTQSSASCVAPPALTQSSASCVAPPALTQSSASCVAPPALTQSSASCVAPPALIQSSASCVAPPALTQSSASCVAPPALTQSSASCVAPPALTQSSASCVAPPALIQSSASCVAPPALTQSSASCVAPPALTQSSASCVAPPALTQSSASCVAPPALTQSSASCVAPPALIQSSASCVAPAPVAQMSASFMPLAPLASVSATTDATTEEPVEQLAVDDHNIPGMDRVDSLAEYLVGLRSETSLIITNQKASTIIGLWQNLLPYDQQRVAFAARYQDRLTTGRFRSPKKKREFTPGVESLKRCILSSSGSPAQWPDCCRLLEAIFVKLCGIHRSPKKQGQVTLSRWALILKDYSKIRQLILGNGAVMQSTTLQLVEVNSTTLNQWYNKRVKKQDVQLVLQGINLPSSVPVATEPLQPANLRPAVAPPPPGVQHVYHLPQSTVGQAKCKKRAASTDDHFLPPSARQKMCAQRKLFPKPSTVPSSQTFSLQTTTTLSQPAVIFKPSPPLSSIFTIPVSFPVSSVSTVAQTTATTASSVAPTPSMCTTKKSTSKARFNKRRVEANSCRKCGQFRTETTGHSQYKGKIYCPNTETMSREKWLEETKKRKADHT is encoded by the exons ATGGTCAAAGGTCTCATCAAGAGATACTCCCAGGCAGCCATGGTGCCACCAAAGCTCTTGTATGtggactctggctgctgcaaGGACACAGGTGGGCAGACTAAACTGGAGGAGAGGTTTAGCGGTTGGCCAGACCTCACTGTCAGACTGGACATCTACCATTTTATGAGGCGCCTGGCTGTCGGTTGTACCACTGACGCTCATCCTCTGTACCCCACGTTCATGGCCCGACTGTCCTCGTGCATTTTTGAATGGGACCCAAATGATGTTGCCTTGCTGCGCTTGGCAAAGAGGAAACAGCTTAAAAAAGAGGGTGTTCCTGGGGTGACCAGTGCAATGGTGGACAGGAACATCACAAAAGATGAGCTGGCCCAGTACTGCAGACGAAGGACACGGGGTGAGGAGACCACAATCCTCCTCATTCAAACACTCCTGCAGGAGCTGATGGGAGAGAAGGGCAGAGACCAAATGGGTGTCCCTTTGTTGGACAATGTCAGAATGGAGCACATATGGCGTGTGCAGCAGAGGCATGTAAAGTGCATTCAGGATGTACCAGGTGTACCACTGTACACTGACATAGGGAACACCACAGTGGAAGGCATTGTACTAACCAGGTACAGATGTGCAAGAGGCTCTACATCCCTGGAATCCTTCCACCTGCACCTCAACAGATTCATCCCAG GTACACAGGCCAACAGTCTCAACTTTCAGCTGTACCTGTTGGAGGGTCTTAACAGGTGGAATCATAACAGGAGTGTGGAGTCTGTGGCATCCAAACCTCCCTCTTTTCTATGTTATTCTGGGGACctgcttcacagtgtgaacaacagCTCTCTGAAAGTGCTTGGGCGGAGGTTTGTCCCATCCTTTCAGCCACCCACACAGTACACTG GAGAATTAATTGGTATCGACTACTTGTATGAGCAGACTGGGCACTCTTTTCCAGAGATGGAGAAGGAAACTGAAGAGACAGATGAGTTATTAGAGGACATTGCCTTGGAGTATGAACACCTAGATGAGGGTTTTGATGAGCCTGTGTTTCCCATCCTGGATAACATTTTAGCTGATCCATTGGCTGCTACCATCACCATCCCAGCTGTGACCTCACCCTCCATTGGCCTTCTGCTTGTGCCACCATCAGAACAAACATCTGTGCTCTCACAGTATCCACCATCACCTCTGCTGCCTGCTACTCACATTTCTTCTCCCTCACCACACCAGTGTTCTGTACCACCTGTTGCTCCACttacacagtcctctgcctcctgcgtggctcctcctgccctcacacagtcctctgcctcctgcgtggctcctccttccctcacacagtcctctgcctcctgcgtggctcctcctgccctcacacagtcctctgcctcctgcgtggctcctcctgcacttatacagtcctctgcctcctgcgtggctcctcctgccctcacacagtcctctgcctcctgcgtggctcctcctgccctcacacagtcctctgcctcctgcgtggctcctcctgccctcacacagtcctctgcctcctgcgtggctcctcctgccctcacacagtcctctgcctcctgcgtggctcctcctgcacttatacagtcctctgcctcctgcgtggctcctcctgccctcacacagtcctctgcctcctgcgtggctcctcctgccctcacacagtcctctgcctcctgcgtggctcctcctgccctcacacagtcctctgcctcctgcgtggctcctcctgcacttatacagtcctctgcctcctgcgtggctcctcctgccctcacacagtcctctgcctcctgcgtggctcctcctgccctcacacagtcctctgcctcctgcgtggctcctcctgccctcacacagtcctctgcctcctgtgtggctcctcctgccctcacacagtcctctgcctcctgcgtggctcctcctgcacttatacagtcctctgcctcctgcgtggctcctgcTCCAGTTGCACAGATGTCAGCGTCCTTCATGCCCCTTGCTCCACTTGCGTCAGTCTCTGCCACCACCGATGCCACTACAGAGGAGCCTGTAGAGCAACTG GCTGTAGATGACCATAACATACCTGGGATGGACCGTGTGGACAGCCTTGCTGAGTACCTAGTGGGTCTTCGCAGTGAAACAAGTCTGATAATAACCAACCAAAAGGCTAGTACCATTATAGGACTTTGGCAAAATTTGCTACCATATGACCAGCAGCGTGTAGCTTTTGCTGCTCGTTATCAGGACCGGCTCACCACAGGCAGGTTCAGgtcaccaaagaaaaaaagagagtttaCCCCTGGTGTGGAGAGCCTAAAACGCTGCATTCTGAGCTCCTCTGGTTCTCCTGCCCAGTGGCCAGACTGTTGCCGTCTGTTGGAAGCCATTTTTGTCAAGCTCTGTGGAATACACAGGAGCCCAAAAAAACAAGGGCAGGTGACTTTGTCAAGGTGGGCTTTGATTCTAAAAGACTACAGCAAAATCCGACAGCTTATCCTGGGTAATGGTGCTGTTATGCAAAGCACCACTCTTCAGCTAGTGGAAGTCAACTCAACCACCCTGAACCAATGGTACAACAAACGAGTCAAGAAACAGGATGTTCAGTTAGTGCTGCAAGGGATAAACCTGCCATCTTCTGTCCCTGTTGCCACTGAGCCTCTTCAGCCTGCAAATCTTCGCCCTGCTGTTGCTCCTCCACCACCAGGTGTTCAACATGTGTACCACTTGCCACAAAGCACAGTAGGGCAGGCAAAGTGTAAAAAACGAGCTGCATCAACAGATGACCACTTCTTACCACCTTCTGCACGTCAGAAGATGTGTGCTCAGAGGAAACTTTTTCCAAAGCCTTCAACTGTCCCGTCTTCTCAAACATTTTCTCTGCAAACCACTACAACTTTAAGTCAGCCAGCAGTGATATTTAAGCCTTCCCCTCCTTTGTCTTCCATTTTTACCATACCTGTATCCTTCCCTGTCTCGTCTGTGAGTACTGTTGCCCAGACAACAGCTACAACAGCTTCATCGGTTGCACCAACCCCATCCATGTGTACTACAAAGAAATCCACATCCAAGGCCAGGTTTAATAAAAGGAGAGTGGAGGCAAACTCCTGTCGCAAGTGTGGGCAGTTCAGAACTGAGACAACAGGGCACAGTCAGTATAAAGGGAAAATATATTGCCCTAATACAGAGACAATGTCTCGGGAAAAGTGGCTTGaggagacaaaaaagagaaaagctgaCCATACCTAA